The following are from one region of the Pocillopora verrucosa isolate sample1 chromosome 3, ASM3666991v2, whole genome shotgun sequence genome:
- the LOC131768298 gene encoding beta-1 adrenergic receptor-like, protein MSTLEELRNFHNDRLFDELVSRTTLLVVVESAVMAFVALSAFLGNILVCVAVTRNPRLHTPTNVLICALSVTDITMSVCTMPLTVGVLISGRWIYSKEVCQFQGSFPLTLAVISLQLMVVIAINRYLCVVKPNLYRRIFTVKKSIGFAVGVFCFACLPTLSPMFYARDDFTFHPGKAYCAFAMEQNFIFALCMGMGFIMSPFIIMSCLYCRIYWSVRRAVFPQSGNADSESQRNAHVQEVKVTKTLAAVLIGFSLCWFPIMIIDQIDFTNGAPMLPRQVYYFYGLSIYMSSAINPVLYGLLNRSFRIEYKKIITCKSL, encoded by the coding sequence ATGTCAACTTTGGAAGAGTTGAGAAACTTTCACAACGACCGGCTCTTTGACGAACTTGTATCTCGAACAACGCTTCTGGTTGTGGTGGAATCAGCAGTGATGGCTTTCGTAGCACTGAGCGCTTTCCTTGGAAACATATTGGTGTGTGTAGCGGTCACTCGAAACCCGCGTCTCCACACACCCACGAACGTTCTGATCTGCGCTCTCTCTGTGACCGATATCACAATGTCGGTGTGTACGATGCCTCTAACCGTTGGTGTGCTGATATCGGGGCGCTGGATCTACAGTAAAGAAGTGTGTCAATTTCAGGGATCGTTTCCTCTGACATTGGCGGTTATATCGCTACAACTCATGGTTGTCATTGCCATCAACAGATACCTTTGTGTCGTCAAACCCAATTTGTATCGCCGGATTTTTACGGTGAAGAAATCTATTGGATTCGCCGTGGGTGTTTTCTGCTTTGCATGCCTTCCGACCCTGTCTCCGATGTTTTACGCTCGCGACGATTTCACGTTTCACCCGGGAAAAGCATACTGCGCCTTCGCCATGGAGCAGAATTTCATCTTCGCCCTCTGCATGGGAATGGGGTTTATCATGAGTCCTTTCATCATCATGTCATGCCTGTATTGCCGCATCTATTGGTCGGTACGTCGCGCAGTTTTCCCTCAAAGCGGCAACGCCGACTCAGAAAGCCAAAGAAATGCACACGTGCAGGAGGTGAAGGTCACCAAAACTCTGGCGGCTGTCCTTATTGGCTTCTCTCTTTGTTGGTTTCCAATAATGATCATCGACCAGATCGACTTTACCAACGGCGCGCCAATGTTGCCGAGGCAAGTTTATTACTTTTACGGTTTGTCAATTTACATGTCCTCCGCCATCAATCCTGTTCTGTACGGACTCCTTAACAGGTCATTTCGCATCGAATACAAGAAAATCATCACTTGCAAGTCTTTATGA